In Nymphaea colorata isolate Beijing-Zhang1983 chromosome 5, ASM883128v2, whole genome shotgun sequence, one genomic interval encodes:
- the LOC126410087 gene encoding uncharacterized protein LOC126410087, with protein MFSSDDWAAYPHAYKRKATTVVDTIFDVDFWESCVHLLKICVPLVKVLRLVDSEDRPSIGYLYESMDRAKEAIRDNMKGKKKLYMPIWKIIDKRWSGQLHRPLHAAAYYLNPAIRYLPTFKKDREVEYGMLDCIDVLVSDSKEQDAIHMSINKYDTASGTMARDTAVRCRTTMRPDLWWERFGPDCPELRKLAIRILSQTCSATGCERNWSVFQHIHSKKRNRLEHKRLNDLVYVRYNMKLRQRQLETTSTRKHHNQYDPIFIDHFDILDSWVEEEPAAILDEDDLDFLNVEGAAEIVEEGEAGGEQWNVGDIPFATEGIEEEVNEESEDDDEE; from the exons atgttttcaagtgatgattgggctgcatatccacatgcctataaaagaaaggctacgacagttgtggataccatcttcgatgttgacttttgggaatcatgtgtgcacttattgaagatttgtgtacctctagtgaaagtcctcagattagttgatagtgaagatagaccttctattggatatttatacgagtctatggatagagccaaggaggccattagagataatatgaagggaaaaaagaagttgtacatgcctatatggaagattatagataaaaggtggtctggacaacttcatcgcccacttcatgcagcagcctactacctaaatcctgctattagatatcttcccacttttaagaaggacagagaggtcgagtatggcatgttggattgcattgatgtattagtaagtgatagtaaagaacaagacgctatccatatgtcgatcaacaaatatgatacggcttctggtaccatggcgagagacacagcagttcgatgcaggacaactatgcgtccag atttgtggtgggaaaggtttgggcctgattgcccagaattaaggaagcttgcaattagaatcctcagtcaaacatgtagtgcaactggatgtgaaagaaattggagtgtatttcagcacatccatagtaagaagaggaataggctggaacataaaaggttgaatgaccttgtttatgttcgttataatatgaagttgagacaaag gcaactagaaacaacatctacgaggaagcatcacaatcaatatgatcctatcttcattgaccattttgatatattagattcttgggttgaagaagaaccagctgcaatacttgatgaggacgatcttgattttttgaatgttgaaggagcagcagagattgttgaagaaggagaggctgggggggagcaatggaatgttggtgacattccatttgcaacagaggggatagaagaagaagttaatgaagaaagtgaagatgatgatgaagaatga